One genomic segment of Alosa sapidissima isolate fAloSap1 chromosome 13, fAloSap1.pri, whole genome shotgun sequence includes these proteins:
- the LOC121680966 gene encoding uncharacterized protein LOC121680966: protein MSVSSTSKICLIAVALVLIACNVVCIAWFLVSKAQSSIHPTKEYMYVLKLSPESMPSVLGNISSKAHCFLKVSKDDSYTAQLGPVKWDQESNPRGMSLDANGKDIIVNDGGYYIVFAQAVFMGGNYTGEGSSLRLQLDTNDDTGHQFAVVWDEREVKHEQMLRLSFLVLVELRGKQYIRVQARHRNSFIYNTPISTFLTVIRYANLQDATNGKSVHI, encoded by the exons ATGTCAGTTTCTTCTACGTCAAAAATCTGCTTAATCGCAGTGGCTTTGGTACTCATAGCTTGCAATGTTGTGTGCATTGCTTGGTTTTTGGTGTCAAAG GCGCAGTCATCCATTCATCCAACCAAGGAAT ATATGTATGTATTAAAGTTGAGCCCAGAGAGCATGCCCAGTGTTCTTGGAAACATATCCTCAAAAGCACACTGCTTCCTTAAAG TGTCCAAGGACGACAGCTACACAGCACAGCTCGGTCCAGTAAAGTGGGACCAGGAGAGCAATCCCAGGGGTATGTCCCTGGATGCAAACGGGAAAGATATCATTGTGAATGATGGTGGATACTACATAGTGTTTGCACAGGCCGTATTCATGGGAGGGAACTACACTGGAGAAGGCTCTAGTCTACGGCTCCAGCTGGACACGAACGATGACACAGGCCACCAGTTCGCCGTAGTCTGGGACGAGAGAGAGGTCAAGCATGAGCAGATGCTGCGGCTGAGTTTTCTGGTGCTGGTGGAGCTGAGGGGAAAGCAGTACATACGTGTGCAGGCCAGGCACCGGAACAGCTTCATCTACAACACACCCATCTCCACCTTCCTCACAGTCATCAGGTACGCCAACCTGCAGGATGCCACAAATGGAAAATCCGTACACATTTGA